Proteins encoded together in one Prunus dulcis chromosome 3, ALMONDv2, whole genome shotgun sequence window:
- the LOC117620573 gene encoding uncharacterized protein LOC117620573 produces the protein MKREGRQHGMVRTYRVLPDSLNPRPQTRHVNRFDSPPTAGLFTKVATKPTNHSKFTGKCGKPGCTECHIHPASKAKDKTKGNHKLKSSDVLSNHRLVTWRVVDSRPSSNFSGFSATGILDHLSTRDYDNDDDDEEDHEINGYASRAYDNRNDHDVRVDCDEVEEDGNYEKMGFFNVEYVIDPIEEDEGWCLVPQT, from the coding sequence ATGAAAAGAGAGGGTCGCCAGCACGGGATGGTTCGGACTTACCGGGTCCTACCCGACTCATTGAACCCAAGACCACAAACCCGACACGTGAACAGGTTTGATTCACCTCCTACAGCCGGGTTGTTCACCAAGGTGGCCACCAAGCCTACCAACCACTCCAAGTTCACGGGCAAGTGCGGCAAGCCCGGGTGCACCGAGTGTCACATCCACCCGGCTTCTAAGGCCAAGGACAAGACCAAAGGGAACCACAAGCTCAAGTCATCCGACGTCTTATCCAATCATCGTTTGGTCACTTGGCGGGTTGTGGACAGCCGGCCCAGCTCGAATTTTTCCGGGTTTTCTGCCACGGGGATTTTGGATCATCTGTCTACTAGAGATTATGATaacgatgatgatgatgaagaagatcaTGAAATCAATGGTTATGCAAGTAGAGCCTATGATAATAGAAATGATCATGATGTGAGGGTGGATTGTGATGAGGTAGAGGAAGATGGAAATTATGAAAAGATGGGTTTCTTTAATGTGGAATATGTGATTGATCCAATTGAGGAAGATGAAGGGTGGTGTTTAGTGCCACAAACGTGA